GTTCTTTGTGATTTCTTTCGCTTTCTAAAACCAAAGGTAAATCGCTATAGGTTTTAACTTTTCCACTCACCTTTTCGGTTACCTGATGTAAATAAGTTGGTTCATTAAATTGGGATAATTCCTCCCAAATACGTTCGTCATCGGTACCATTAAAAAGAATTTTCAATGCTGCACTTACTTGAATTTTCCCTACCCTAATATTATTCGTCTTGAACTTTGTAAAGGTATCTGTAGGTTCTTCATAGGCCAATGCAAAATGGCAAACATCATAACAAACCGTAATGTACTTTTTAATTAAAGCTTCTGCCGCATCAGGATCTAAACCTAACTCCTGCTTAAAATAGGCGATTCCCAAAGGCACTAGATAATCGGAATAAAAAAGCAATACCTCATCACTATTTTCTAGTAATCCGTCTGGCTCTGGTTCAATATCTAGGTGTAAATAGGTCTCTGTAGTTTGTTCAATTTCGAATAACTGCTTGGCAACTTCAAGCATGTTTTTAGCACCAACCTCAAATGCGTTTTTAGTTTCACTATCTGTCTTATGCCAATATTTATAGGTGATTGGAGAAGTTGAAATTCCACCGTTCATTCCTTCAGGGATTAATTCGGATAATTGACGAAACAATCTTTCTGTATATTTCAATCGATCATCAGTAGTCCAATCTGGGGCATGCACCATATCTTTTA
The genomic region above belongs to Maribacter hydrothermalis and contains:
- the eboE gene encoding metabolite traffic protein EboE; translated protein: MQLKENLHLTYCTNIHPGQDWKSTFESIKKYVPGIKQEVSKEQPFGLGLRLSNKASEELDLGDNLSDFKKWLSDNNLYVFTMNGFPYGNFHDERVKDMVHAPDWTTDDRLKYTERLFRQLSELIPEGMNGGISTSPITYKYWHKTDSETKNAFEVGAKNMLEVAKQLFEIEQTTETYLHLDIEPEPDGLLENSDEVLLFYSDYLVPLGIAYFKQELGLDPDAAEALIKKYITVCYDVCHFALAYEEPTDTFTKFKTNNIRVGKIQVSAALKILFNGTDDERIWEELSQFNEPTYLHQVTEKVSGKVKTYSDLPLVLESERNHKELRAHYHVPIFLEKYGKLFSTQDHILKTIDYIKSNPISEHLEIETYTWDVLPADLKEYLSISIIREIEWFKSHM